The genomic interval TCAGCTTTGGTATTGGTTGGGGAATAGCCGGCTTCTGCCCTGGACCGGGACTGGTTGCTTTGGGCGCCGGTGAGATCAAAGCCGCGGTTTTTGTCGTATCCATGGTGGCAGGCATGGCGGTGTTTGAACTGATCGAACGACAGCGGGTAAAAACCTGATCAATTCTGCTAACTTGATACCCGACCGTTCTGACACCCACAGTGGTCTGTGCGATCATAGAGTTAGATCCAACAGCGTTTTCGGAGGCAGCAATCTATGGATATCAGAAAGATCGATGACACCATCTCAGTGGCACCGCAAATCACTGCGAATGACGTCGCCGAGATCGCCAGGCTCGGTTACAAAACACTGGTAGCCAATCGCCCAGATCAGGAAGAATTTGGCCAGCCGGCCATGGCCGACATTGAAGCAGCCGCACAGGAGCATGGGCTCAACTGGGTTTTTATGCCGGTGGAATCCGGACACATTACCGATGATGA from Marinobacter sp. LA51 carries:
- a CDS encoding TIGR01244 family sulfur transferase; the protein is MDIRKIDDTISVAPQITANDVAEIARLGYKTLVANRPDQEEFGQPAMADIEAAAQEHGLNWVFMPVESGHITDDDIDQFAPMIREADKPVLAFCRSGTRCTVLWALSAVRDSSAQEIVSKARNAGYDISGLAPRMAQQAGLK